ATTCGGTAGTATTGGTAATGTTTACTCCGTAATTATAAGACTTGTCAACATTGATTTGAGTCGTAATTGTCGTATTAGTGTCTGGGTTATAATTATAAACTTCTGTGAAAACATCTTTTGTACTATTGAAATAAACCGAAGCCATAAAATTACTTTTCCAGGCGTAACCAATTTCCATTGCATGTGTAATCTCAGGAATCAAATTAGGATTTCCCTGTGAATAATTGAAGGAATCATCATAGAAACGGAACGGATTTAAATCAAACTGACTTGGTCTGTTGATTCTTTTGCTGTAAGAAGCGTGAGCAGAATGATTACTTGTAAATTCATATTTTAAAGAAAGGCTTGGAAACCATTTTAAATAATCATCTTTATGCTGTTCATTTAATGTTTTCTGATCAATATCGATTGCCGTGTATTCAGTTCTTAAACCAGCTTGAATGTTTAATTTTTCTAACTGATATTTGTAATTCGCGTAAGCAGCATAAATCTGCTCATTATATTCAAAATGATTGGTCGAATTAAAATCGATTAACCATTGATTGTTATCGTAATATTCGTAAACAGAAGGATTATCGTTATTTTTAATGCTGGCTTTGAAACCCCATTCTAGAGATTGTTTTTCTTTAAACGGATTTACAAAATCAACTTTTCCAGTAAAAACCTTTAATTGAGAAGGAATATAACCACGACGATCGTTTACAGTCGTTGCATTAGCTGTATTATTGGCACTTTGAAATTGGTTCGATCTAAATTTTGAAGTTTCATATTCAAAATCAAAAGTCATGTTTTTTCCCTCGGTATTAAATTTATGTACGCCAGAAAAAGCATAAGTATAGTCAAACCATTTTTCTTTGCTGTCATTATAAGTCAATGCGTCAAAAATAGGTTGATTGGCTGTGTTTACAACCGTATTTGTCCCGTTAGCCATATTTTGATAACGTCCAATTTTGGCATCAACATAAACCTCTAAATTGGTTTTAGGAGAAACTTCATACTGTGTTCCAATTTTGAAATTGTTAGAAGTCAAAGGCTCATCTGTAATGGATGTCTGATGATTTTTGCTGGCAATTTCTTGACGCGTCTGATCTGTAAATTGAACTTGATTAAACTCTTTATGTTCTTCTTCGCCTCGGAAAGTATAACTGTAGTTTCCAAAAACGCCCCATTTATCTTTATTATAATTTAAGTTGAAACCAGAATTGGTTCTGTTTTTTCGACCTCTTCCATAACTAGTAAAAACTGTTCCTTTTAAGCCTGAAGCATTAGGTTTCTTTAAAATAATATTGATTATTCCTGCTTTTCCCGCGGCATCATATTTAGAAGAAGGATTTGTAATAACTTCAATCTGTTTAATATTAGATGAGGTAGTTGCTTTTAAATAATTAGCCAACTCTTTCTGTGAAAGCTGTGTCAGTTTACCGTTTATCATCACGGCAACACCTTGCTGTCCGCGAATAGATAAATCGCCATCCTGAGACACCACAACGCCAGGCGCACGTGATAATACGTCAAGCGCGGTGCCGCCTTCAGACACGATGCTGTTTTCTACGTTAAAAACGAGACGGTCTGACTTCTGTGTGTATAAAACTTTCTTTTTGCTAATCACAATTTCATCTAATGCGTTTATAGTGGTTTCAACAATACTGTCATTTTTTTCTTTTTCTTGAGAAAATCCATATACCGAAAAAGCAAGCATTATGGAGGTTATGATATTTTTCATTTTGTTTGAATTTTGGCATTTTCTAAACCATGATTTAGAAAACAATCTTTTTAAGTTTTTTGAATTAGAAGTTTATTGTAATACAATTTTTTCCAATTGATTTGAAAACTTTTCTTGAAGATTTGACGCGTAAATTAAAACAGGCGAAATATTTTTTTTAAAGGTTTGGAGTAGATGTAACATACTTGTGGCATTTATATTTTGATTTGCCAAAGATATAACTATTTATAATAAGTCTAAATAAAAATAGAATTAATTTTATTCTTTTTACTATAATTTATTGATTATGAGTATTTATTAGATGAAAAAAGCGGTTTGTTTTTAGTTAAAACAAACCGCTTTTCTTTTGAAAAACTGTGGATCCTTCGGAAAAATTATTTCGTAATCTCTCTAAAAACAGCTTCTAGGTTTTTATTTTTTTGATTTAATTGTAAAGTTTTAAGTCCGTTTTCATTTGCAAAATCGAAAATCGAAGGACGCATATCTTTATCTGTGATAAAAGTTAACTCCCATGTCATGTCATGCGTATTGGTGTACGAAGAAATATTTTCCAATTTAGCTAAAAGCTGTTCTTCTACTTTGTAATCAAACTCAACTTCAATAACTTGCTCTTTATCTGCGGTAACCAAATGGTCTAGTTTATTGTCCGCAACGATTTGTCCTTTGTCAATAATTATGACACGATCACAGATAGCTTCAACTTCTTGCATGATGTGTGTTGATAAAAAAACCGTTTTATCTTTCCCCGCATTTTTGATTACATTTCGAATTTCCATTAACTGATTCGGATCCAGACCTGTAGTTGGTTCATCCAAAATTAGAACCTCTGGATCGTGAAGTAAAGCATTGGCAAGTCCCACACGCTGGCGGTATCCTTTAGAGAGCTGACTGATTTTTTTATGGCTTTCAGATGTCAGTCCTGTCAGTTGAATAACTTCTTCAATTCGTGAATTTGGCACATTGTAAACATCGGCATTAAAAGCCAAATACTCACGAACATACAAATCCAAATACAACGGATTATGCTCCGGTAAGTAACCAATCGATCGTTGTACTTCTTTGGTGTTTGTCATGACATCATGACCATTTACAAGGGCTGAGCCACTATCGGCAAGTAAATAAGTGGTCAAAATTTTCATCAAAGTAGATTTTCCAGCTCCGTTTGGGCCAAGAAATCCGACAATTTCTCCTTTCTCAATTTTAAAAGAAATTTCATTTAACGCTTTTTGCTCTCCGTAACTTTTTGATATACTGTTTACTTCTATCGACATGACTTTTTATTTGCTACAAAAGTAAACAGAAATAGTTTCGATTGCTACATTTTACCTTCTAAAGTAATTATTAAAAAAATCATAAAGTCCTTTACTCACGGCATTGTTATTGTTAAAGGAATGCTAAAATTAAAAATAAACCCAAATCATGAAAAAATTTTTAGTGATGGCCGCGTTAGCTATCTGCAGTTTTGCAAATGCACAAAAAGGAACAATCTTAGTTGGTGGTAACATTGGTTACACTTCTGAAAAATCAGAGTTTAGATTTGCTGAAGCTAAAGCAAGTACTTTTACTTTCTCTCCTAAAGTAGGTTACCAATTCCACGAAAACTGGACAGTTGGAGGAGAACTTTCATTAAGCTCAACTGATGTTGATAATCCAAATGAAAAATACAAAGACAATAAATTTAGAACTGGAGGTTTTGTACGTTATACGAAATCATTAAGCCAGACTTTTTCTGTTTTTGCAGACATGGGAGCAGGTTTCCAAACTGTAAAGAACAAAGATTATGCTGCTAACAATAGTTATGTAAGATACAAAGGAAATGGTGCTTATGTAGATGTAACTCCAGCACTTTTCATTAACATGAAAAAAGGTTTTGGTCTTAACTTCAGTATTGGAGGTTTAGGATACGAAACATTAAGCTATGATGATAATGGGGAAGATTACAGTAATTTCTACTTCAATTTCGGTAAAACATTTAATATCGGAATTTCTAAAAACTTTTAATCCTAAGTTTTATAAATTCAATTTCAGAAAGCACTCCAAATTGGGGTGCTTTTTTATAAAAAAGTTAATCCGACTTTTTTGTTTAAGCCAATTTCAAAGATTCTAATTAGAGTGGAAAGCTGGACATTACCTTTTCCATTTTCAAGTTTTGAAATGTAACTTTTTTTAGTACCAGTTTTGTCTGCTAATTGTTCTTGAGTTAAATTAGCTTCTTTACGGGCTTCTTTTAGCATTTCACTAATAATGAACATTTGTGATTTTTCTTCAAATTGGTTTCTGCTTTCGCTGCCAATTTTTCCATGCTCAACTTCAATGAGATTATCAAAAGATTTTATGTTTTTATAATTTTTCATAGTGGTATTTATTTTTGTTGAAAATATTCAGTCATTAATTTCTTTGCTCTATCTAATTCTTATTTTGGCGTTTTTTGTGATTTTTTTTGAAATCCATTAAAAAGAATCACTAGTTTTCTCTGGTCGAAACAACAAAATATTCTATAAATATCTGATTTTACTTCAATTCTTATTTCATAAAGTCCGTCAGTGTCTGCTATATGTTTTAAAATTTTTTCAGTAACTCTATCAATTTGTTTTATTAATTAAAGAAAGTACTGAATTTTCAATTTAACTTTTTCATTTTGAGCCTGATAAAATTCAATGAAATGATTTTTATGAAATATGATTGTTCTTGTTATATAGAAAGTTATCTTAAAAGTGAACATTTTGCAAATGAAAAGCATTTTATTATTTAAAGTAAATTCTTATGAAAATAAAAATTTCTAGTCTAGCCCCGATAGAAGTGACATCCTTTTTCTTGCTCCTTTAGCAAGGAAAAGATATAACGGATAGCGGGACTGGATGTAATTTTGAAACCGAAAATTTTCTGCTTCAAATAAAAAAAATAATGCCAGCGAAAGTGAAAACGAAACGAATCATAACTAAATTCGGTCTCACTAAAACTTAAATCAAATTAATCTATAGCCTGTTTTTATCCTAAAATAAAACGTATTTTTGACGTTTAGATGAAAAATCTAAAATCTAAATTCAGAAATCTAAAATTCAAAAATGAACTGGGAACAACTTTTATCCTTAAAACGTCAGGGAGATACAAGCAAAAGATTACGTGTAGAACAAGATGATACTCGTTTGGGTTTTGAAGTAGATTATGACCGAATTATATTCTCCTCTGCTTTTAGAAGTTTACAAGATAAAACACAAGTTATTCCACTTTCTAAAACCGACTTCGTACATACACGTTTAACGCACAGTTTGGAAGTTTCGGTTGTAGGACGTTCTCTTGGACGTTTGGTTGGAAAGAAAATCATAGAGAAATATCCGTATTTAAAAGAAATTCACGGTTATCATATGAACGATTTCGGTGCGATTGTGGCGGCTGCTTCATTGGCACACGATATTGGAAATCCGCCTTTTGGGCATTCAGGAGAAAAAGCAATCGGGGAATATTTTTCTATCGGAAATGGACTGAAATTTAGAAATCAGTTGACGGATAAACAATGGCAGGATTTAATTGATTTTGAAGGAAATGCAAACGGATTTTCGGTTCTTACAGCGAGCCGTCCAGGAATTGAGGGAGGACTTCGTATTTCGTATGCAACTCTTGGGGCTTTTATGAAATATCCAAAAGAAAGCCTTCCGAAAAAGCCAACCAATGATATTGCCGATAAAAAGTACGGTTTCTTTCAATCGGATAAATTGTTTTTTGAAGAAGTAGCCAAAGATATGGGAATGATTGCCAATAAATCTGGAGAGAATATTGGTTTTGAAAGACATCCTTTAGCGTACTTAGTGGAAGCAGCAGACGATATTTGTTATACGATTATTGATTTTGAAGACGGAATAAACCTAGGTTTAGTTTCTGAAGATTATGCTTTAGAATATTTAATTAAACTGGTAAAAGATAATATTGGCGTTGCTAAATACAAAACGCTAGAAACTAAAGAAGATAGAATCAGTTATCTGCGAGCGCTTGCCATTGGTTCTTTAATTAATGATGCGGTAGAGGTTTTTATTGAAAATGAAGAAGCTATTCTGGCGGGCAAATTTCCTTATGCCTTAACCGATAAGAGTAAATACAAAGCGCAGATGAATGATATCATCAAATTAAGCGTTGAAAAGATCTATCAAAGCCGTGAAGTGATCGAGAAAGAAATTGTAGGGTATCAGATTATCCAAACATTATTGGATAAATTTATAACTGCTTTTAATAATAAATATGAAGGAACAGCTTCGAATTACGACAAGTTAATTTTGAAAATGCTTCCAGAAAAGCATCATTTAGATAAAGGGAATTTGTATGAACGTTTGCTGCACATCTGCCATTATGTTTCATTACTTACAGACGGAAATGCATTGGAATTGTATGAAACAATTCAGGGACAGAAAAAACGATAAATACATTTTACTTGAAATAGAAAAGCATCTTTTAGAATTCTAAAAGATGCTTTTTTTACAGCAGTTGCTTTATTTATTTGAAAGCATAAACCAGACCGACTCCCAGAACTTGTCTTAACTGCATTCTTGGGCCGTCGTTTACTTGAGTTTTTGTTCCTGTAGTTGGATCAACAACATCTTTTTTTGTTTTAATATCATCGTCATAAATTAAGTGAACTCCAATATTTGCTTTTACATAAGCATTTACTACAAGATCCAGACGAGTATCATAATCGATATCGACATTTCCAAATTTATTTAGATAATCAGTATATAAACTTAATCTGTTTTCGTAGAAAACGTTTTTATAGATTTCATTTTTCATGTAAGCGGTAAAAAGGATACCAAATTCGGCTTTTACCTTTTGACCTTCTTCAATTAATATTTGCTGTGTAGGATCAAGAGGATCGGCTGCATAAATCGCCTTTTTAACCCCGAAAGAACCTTGATTAGCAAGATATTGATCTAGTACTAAAGTAGTCTTTAACGTAATAGGAGAGAAGTAAAAAACTCTGTTTTTAGCTTTATTAGCATTCTCAGCTCCGGCTCCCAGAAAGATATACGCTGGGGCAAAAGGTTTAGAGATTGCAATATCTCTGTTTGGATAATTATAACCGTTTGTAAACTGAGTATTGAAGTTTAATTTTGAAGAGTAATACCAGTTCGAGGCTGTATCTTTTCTAAACCCGTAAGTCGAGTTAAACTGAAGAGCGTCGTCTGTTTTTCTTAGTTCAGTTCCGTCTTGTTTGTTTAGGCCATACTTTACAATAAGCTCGTTTACCCATTTATGGTTTTTCTTTATGTAAGTTCTTCCAAATTCTCCTTTAAATAAACCTGAAATAGAACTTGTTCCCCCGGCACTCCAGTTCACAAAAGCAATTTCAGAAATATCAAAACCAAGTTGATTCTTTTTTGACCAATTGGATGGCGGTTTTGGAGCTTGATTCGGACTCAAAGTCGTTTGTATAATCTGGGAAAAACCACTCGAGGCAGATAATAGGAATAATAATAAAAGGGTAGAACGCAATAATTTCATTAGGTAATTTTTTTTTGGTATCGCAAAATAATTATTTTGAACGGTTAGAAAAAAGGTTTACTAAACTTTTAACGTCAATATTGCAGATTTGTTGCAATTGACTTACTGTCCCATGCTCAATAAATGTGTCAGGAACACCCAGAATTTCAATATTGTTTTTGAAATTATTTGATGCCGCAAACTCTAAAATAGAACTTCCAAACCCACCATTTTTAACTCCGTCTTCGATTGTGATAATACTTTCGAAGTTTGAAAAAATATGTTTTAATGTTTTGATGTCTAAAGGTTTAATAAAGCTAAAGTTGTAATGAGCAATAGTTTCAGAATGGGCTGATTCTTTTAAAGCTTCGATAACATTATTTCCAATTGTTCCGGCCGACAGAACAGCAATTTTCGTACCATCTTTTAAGCATTTTGCTTGACCAATTTTAATTTTTTCATAATGTCCGAAATTTTCTACCTCCCAATTTACAATTACGCCTCGCCCTCTTGGATAACGAATGGCAATTGGATGGTTTAATTCCAGCTGAACAGTGTATAAAATGTTTTGCAGTTCAATTTCGTTTAAAGGCGCATAGATCATCATATTTGGAATCGAACGCAGATATGCAATATCAAAAACACCGTGATGTGTTGCACCGTCTTCTCCAACTAATCCAGCTCGGTCTAAGCAGAAAATAACGGGTAAATCCTGTAAAGCAACATCATGAATAACCTGATCGTAGGCACGCTGTAAAAAGGTCGAGTAAATATTACAATAAACAATCATGCCTTGGGTTGCCATTCCAGCCGCTAGTGTTACAGCATGCTGTTCTGCAATTCCAACATCAAAAGCACGTTCCGGCAGTTCGTCCATCATAAATTTCAATGAACTTCCTGATGGCATTGCAGGTGTGATTCCAATTATTTTTTCATTCTTTTTGGCTAAATCTAAAATAGTTAAACCAAAAACATCTTGATATTTTGGAGGAAGATTTTCTTCATACTTTAAATGAATTTCTCCAGTCGAAGCATCGAATTTTCCAGGCGCATGATATTTCACCTGATTTTCTTCAGCCTGTTGTAAACCTTTTCCTTTTGTAGTGACAATATGAAGAAATTTAGGTCCTTTTATCTTTTTTAATCGGTTTAATTCTTTGATTAATGTGGGAAAATCATGTCCGTCAATTGGACCAGAATAATCGAAATTAAGAGACTTTATAATATTGTTCTGTCTCGGATTTTTTCCGTTTTTAACAGCAGTTAAATATTTTTTTAAGGCACCAACACTTGGGTCTATTCCGATCGCATTGTCGTTTAAAATTACCAGAATATTAGCATCTGTAACTCCGGCGTGATTTAAACCTTCAAAAGCCATTCCGCTTGCAATCGAAGCATCGCCGATTACTGCAATATGCTGTTTGTCTGAATCACCTTTTAGTTTAGAAGCAATTGCCATTCCGAGTGCCGCAGAAATAGAAGTAGAAGAATGTCCAACTCCAAAAGTGTCATAGATGCTTTCTGTTCTTTTTGGAAAACCAGAAATTCCATCTATTTGTCTGTTGGTATGAAAAATTTCTCTTCTTTCAGTTAAGATTTTATGACCGTAAGCCTGATGACCTACATCCCAAACCAACAAATCTTCGGGAGTATTAAAAACATAATGAAGTGCAATTGTCAATTCGACAACGCCCAAACTAGCACCCAAATGCCCTTCTTTTACCGAAACTACATCAATAATAAATTGGCGTAATTCCTGCGCAACTTGAGTAAGCTGTTCTTCTTTTAAAAGACGTAAATCGGCTGGATTGTATATGTTGGAAAGTAAATCGCTTTTCATTGTAAGGAAAAAAGCAAATTTACGGTTTTAAATTTAATTTTAGCGACGAGATATGTTATAGGAATTACTATTGCAGCGTAATAGGTAAAGAATATTGTCTTTTTACTTTTTTACCGTCAGATTGCCCCGGTTGCCATTTAGGGCATAATTTTAAAACTCGGATAATTTCATTTTCGATTGCTTGATCAACCGAAGGTGAGCATTCGAGAAACGATACAGAACCATTTTTTTCCACAGCAAAAGCGAGTCTTGTTTTTGTAGCGTCTGAATCTTCGGGTCTTTTAAATTCTTTTGCAAAAAAAGTGTAGAATTGATCAATACCGCCTGGGAATTCTGCGTTGGTTTCATATACTACTTCACCGCTAACATATATAGGCTGCTCTTTTGATGAACTGTTTTTCTTGTTAGTTGTTTTTTGTGATTCTGAACCTGAAATCTTTTCTGATTTTAGGTTGTCGTTTTCTGTTGGTTTTGCAGATTTATGACCGTCAGTTTTTGATGCTGATGGTGGTGGAACTGCAGGATGCAGAGAATCATAATAGGAAGAAGCTTGCTCAACAGATGTATGTGATTTGGAATCAGAATCTTTTACCACTTCAACTGTATCAATTTTTTGTTTTTTACCTTCTTTATTTTGGCAACTAAACAAAGTGGTTCCCATAGCAATAAATAAGGCTAAAAGAAACATTTTAGAATAGTTAGTTTGTGTGTATAACACTCTATTTGGAATTTGAATTATAATTGCATCTAGCTGCGATTTTCTAAATCTGCCACAAATTTTCTCATTTTGATTTTGAATGAAAAAATGCTGAATTTGTTCAGGAAGCATCAAAGTAAAATCAACAACTGTTTTAGAACAGCTCATGCAGAAACGACCACTTTCAGTTGGCGTCATTTTATTCCAGTTTTCCTGGCAGGGTTTCGGAATGGTTATTTTGTGTTTAGAGTTTATCATTGTTGTCTCATTGAAATTGTAAATGGTAATTTAAAAGATGTTCGGACTATTTGATCATTTAACTTTCCAGGAATCCATTTGGGGGCTATTTTCAATACTCTAATTGCTTCCTCTCCAGTTCCGTAACCAATATCTTTAATTATTTTGAAAGTACTTAAGCTGCCATCTTTTTCTACGATAAATGAGACATAAATTTTTCCTGCAGAATCTTCTGCTTCATTTGGAATAACATAATTATCCTTAACATAGGCATAAAACTTTTCCATTCCAATCGCTGGAACAGGAATAACATCTAAGCTAAAACTTTCAAAAACAGCATCATAATCAATGGGTTCACTAATTTGAGGCTCTTCAATTATTTGCAATCCTCCTGATACTACGTAGTGAACTTTTACATTAGGAGGATCTTTAATTTTTGGTACGATTAGCGGAGGAGTTGCCTCTTTTAAGGTGTCATTTGATTTTTGAACAGATTTCTTTGGCAGACTAGCTTCCACAATTTCAATTTTATCAATTTTTTTCTTGTTTCCATCTTTACCCTGACAACTAAACAAGGTAGTTCCCATTGTAATAAATAATGCCAGTAAAAACATTTTATGATAATGGGTTTGTGAATATAAAACACGATCTGGGATTTGAATTGTAATAGTATCTAACTGTGATTTTTTAAATCTGCCACAAATTTTATTATTTTGATTTTGAGTAATATAATGCTGGATTTCTTCAGAAGACATAGCAGTAAAATCAATAACTGTTTTACAACAGCTCATGCAGAAACGACCACTTTCAGTTGGTATCATTTTATTCCAGTCTTCATGGCAGGGCTCTGGTATAGCTATCTTGTATTTTCTTTCCATTTCTAGAGATCCGAGAAATAAATGTAATAAAAAATAAATGCTAAGAATTGTTTTGCTAAAAAATATTTCAACGGGATTTCTAAAAGGTACGATCCTTTACGGTTTTACAGCTAATTCTGTTTGTTCTGTGCTCTCTCCGGTTTTAAAAATTTGTATTGAAGTGATTTTTGAAAATTTTCTTTTTCTTTTTTTGGGATTCAAAGTGTCGAGTTCAAGAGTAATAGGTAGATTGTAAAAAGTTCTAACTTTTCTTCCATTAGTTTCCCCTGGAGTCCATTTAACAGATTTTTTCAAAACCCTGGTGGCTTCTTCGCCAGTTCCAAAACCGAGATCCTCAATACTTTTTATTTCACTTACACTTCCATCTTTTTCAATAACGAAGGACATTTTTATTACTCCAGTAGATTTTTTTAGCTCTTTGGGTATTTTATATTCTGATTTAAAATTTTCGTAAAATATATTTATTCCTCCTGGATAATCAGGTAAAACATCAATTCCCATGCCTCCATAAACCGTATTGTCTTCATAAAGATCTGTGTAAGCTATGGCTGGTCCGCATTTTGTTTTGTAAAAAGAAAAGGTTTTTTCCTTTTTTAGAACTGTACCTTTTTTACGTTTTGCAGATTTTGTTTCTTTAATTGTTGCAGAAACTGTTTCAGATTTGTTAGTGGTTATTTCATGCTTTTCGTTAGCATTATTTTTTAGAACAACAGAATCTTCAATTATTTCAATTTTGTCGATTTTTTGTTTGTTTCCATCTTTATCCTGACAGCTAAATAAAGTCGTTCCCATGGCAATAAACAAAGCCAGTAGAAACATTTTTTGATAATAAGTTTGTGTATAAACAATACTGCTCGGAATTTGGATTGTTATCGAATCTAATTGAGATTTTCGTATTCTTCCGCAGATATTGTTGTTTTGATTTTGAACAAAAAAATGCTGAATTTCTTCTGGCAGCATTTCGGTAAAATCGACAACTGTTTTTGAGCAACTCAAACAAAATCGACCATCCTTATTCGGAATCATTTTGTCCCAGTTTTCTGTACAAGGTTCAGGAATCGATAATTTGTATTTTTTATACATGAGTTGAATATCAAAATTTAAATGTAATAAAATTAAACATAAGTATCTTTTATTTATTTGTAAGTTTTTTATAGGAATAACTAATAAATGAGGCGATTGTTTTTATTAATTGCCTCATAAAATGACTATATTTGAGGCGATTATTTTATAAAAGTGCATCATGAAATATAATTGGCAATTACCAAATTGGGAAAATTTTGTTTATGATGATTCTGTAATAGACTCGTTATGTGTTGAATTTGCATTTGAAATGGGAGAGGTAAAAGGTTTAGTCGATTCTCTACCATCTGCAATTCAACAAGATACTATTTTGCAATTTATGATTTCCGAAGCGATGAAAACTTCTGAAATTGAGGGTGAATTTTTCAGCAGGCAGGATATCATGTCTTCTATAAAAAAGAATTTAGGGATTGCGGATGTTTTTGATCAAATTAGAGACAAAAATGCTCAAGGAATTGGAAAATTAATGGTAACGGTAAGAAATTCTTAT
This portion of the Flavobacterium panacagri genome encodes:
- a CDS encoding outer membrane beta-barrel family protein encodes the protein MKNIITSIMLAFSVYGFSQEKEKNDSIVETTINALDEIVISKKKVLYTQKSDRLVFNVENSIVSEGGTALDVLSRAPGVVVSQDGDLSIRGQQGVAVMINGKLTQLSQKELANYLKATTSSNIKQIEVITNPSSKYDAAGKAGIINIILKKPNASGLKGTVFTSYGRGRKNRTNSGFNLNYNKDKWGVFGNYSYTFRGEEEHKEFNQVQFTDQTRQEIASKNHQTSITDEPLTSNNFKIGTQYEVSPKTNLEVYVDAKIGRYQNMANGTNTVVNTANQPIFDALTYNDSKEKWFDYTYAFSGVHKFNTEGKNMTFDFEYETSKFRSNQFQSANNTANATTVNDRRGYIPSQLKVFTGKVDFVNPFKEKQSLEWGFKASIKNNDNPSVYEYYDNNQWLIDFNSTNHFEYNEQIYAAYANYKYQLEKLNIQAGLRTEYTAIDIDQKTLNEQHKDDYLKWFPSLSLKYEFTSNHSAHASYSKRINRPSQFDLNPFRFYDDSFNYSQGNPNLIPEITHAMEIGYAWKSNFMASVYFNSTKDVFTEVYNYNPDTNTTITTQINVDKSYNYGVNITNTTELNKWWSVNILFNVFENKFAGNVLNSSTIDPIMTLNISVQNSFTITDTWKAEGNAQYQSKSNLGVYQRDGFFDFSIGISKQVLAKKGNIKLNFTDVFNTNNFYIKSVVAQTSIDKRYDLDNRIATIAFTYRI
- the gldA gene encoding gliding motility-associated ABC transporter ATP-binding subunit GldA, which gives rise to MSIEVNSISKSYGEQKALNEISFKIEKGEIVGFLGPNGAGKSTLMKILTTYLLADSGSALVNGHDVMTNTKEVQRSIGYLPEHNPLYLDLYVREYLAFNADVYNVPNSRIEEVIQLTGLTSESHKKISQLSKGYRQRVGLANALLHDPEVLILDEPTTGLDPNQLMEIRNVIKNAGKDKTVFLSTHIMQEVEAICDRVIIIDKGQIVADNKLDHLVTADKEQVIEVEFDYKVEEQLLAKLENISSYTNTHDMTWELTFITDKDMRPSIFDFANENGLKTLQLNQKNKNLEAVFREITK
- a CDS encoding outer membrane beta-barrel protein, whose product is MKKFLVMAALAICSFANAQKGTILVGGNIGYTSEKSEFRFAEAKASTFTFSPKVGYQFHENWTVGGELSLSSTDVDNPNEKYKDNKFRTGGFVRYTKSLSQTFSVFADMGAGFQTVKNKDYAANNSYVRYKGNGAYVDVTPALFINMKKGFGLNFSIGGLGYETLSYDDNGEDYSNFYFNFGKTFNIGISKNF
- a CDS encoding helix-turn-helix domain-containing protein → MKNYKNIKSFDNLIEVEHGKIGSESRNQFEEKSQMFIISEMLKEARKEANLTQEQLADKTGTKKSYISKLENGKGNVQLSTLIRIFEIGLNKKVGLTFL
- a CDS encoding type II toxin-antitoxin system RelE/ParE family toxin; the protein is MKQIDRVTEKILKHIADTDGLYEIRIEVKSDIYRIFCCFDQRKLVILFNGFQKKSQKTPK
- a CDS encoding deoxyguanosinetriphosphate triphosphohydrolase, with amino-acid sequence MNWEQLLSLKRQGDTSKRLRVEQDDTRLGFEVDYDRIIFSSAFRSLQDKTQVIPLSKTDFVHTRLTHSLEVSVVGRSLGRLVGKKIIEKYPYLKEIHGYHMNDFGAIVAAASLAHDIGNPPFGHSGEKAIGEYFSIGNGLKFRNQLTDKQWQDLIDFEGNANGFSVLTASRPGIEGGLRISYATLGAFMKYPKESLPKKPTNDIADKKYGFFQSDKLFFEEVAKDMGMIANKSGENIGFERHPLAYLVEAADDICYTIIDFEDGINLGLVSEDYALEYLIKLVKDNIGVAKYKTLETKEDRISYLRALAIGSLINDAVEVFIENEEAILAGKFPYALTDKSKYKAQMNDIIKLSVEKIYQSREVIEKEIVGYQIIQTLLDKFITAFNNKYEGTASNYDKLILKMLPEKHHLDKGNLYERLLHICHYVSLLTDGNALELYETIQGQKKR
- a CDS encoding DUF3078 domain-containing protein encodes the protein MKLLRSTLLLLFLLSASSGFSQIIQTTLSPNQAPKPPSNWSKKNQLGFDISEIAFVNWSAGGTSSISGLFKGEFGRTYIKKNHKWVNELIVKYGLNKQDGTELRKTDDALQFNSTYGFRKDTASNWYYSSKLNFNTQFTNGYNYPNRDIAISKPFAPAYIFLGAGAENANKAKNRVFYFSPITLKTTLVLDQYLANQGSFGVKKAIYAADPLDPTQQILIEEGQKVKAEFGILFTAYMKNEIYKNVFYENRLSLYTDYLNKFGNVDIDYDTRLDLVVNAYVKANIGVHLIYDDDIKTKKDVVDPTTGTKTQVNDGPRMQLRQVLGVGLVYAFK
- a CDS encoding 1-deoxy-D-xylulose-5-phosphate synthase; protein product: MKSDLLSNIYNPADLRLLKEEQLTQVAQELRQFIIDVVSVKEGHLGASLGVVELTIALHYVFNTPEDLLVWDVGHQAYGHKILTERREIFHTNRQIDGISGFPKRTESIYDTFGVGHSSTSISAALGMAIASKLKGDSDKQHIAVIGDASIASGMAFEGLNHAGVTDANILVILNDNAIGIDPSVGALKKYLTAVKNGKNPRQNNIIKSLNFDYSGPIDGHDFPTLIKELNRLKKIKGPKFLHIVTTKGKGLQQAEENQVKYHAPGKFDASTGEIHLKYEENLPPKYQDVFGLTILDLAKKNEKIIGITPAMPSGSSLKFMMDELPERAFDVGIAEQHAVTLAAGMATQGMIVYCNIYSTFLQRAYDQVIHDVALQDLPVIFCLDRAGLVGEDGATHHGVFDIAYLRSIPNMMIYAPLNEIELQNILYTVQLELNHPIAIRYPRGRGVIVNWEVENFGHYEKIKIGQAKCLKDGTKIAVLSAGTIGNNVIEALKESAHSETIAHYNFSFIKPLDIKTLKHIFSNFESIITIEDGVKNGGFGSSILEFAASNNFKNNIEILGVPDTFIEHGTVSQLQQICNIDVKSLVNLFSNRSK
- a CDS encoding energy transducer TonB, with the protein product MERKYKIAIPEPCHEDWNKMIPTESGRFCMSCCKTVIDFTAMSSEEIQHYITQNQNNKICGRFKKSQLDTITIQIPDRVLYSQTHYHKMFLLALFITMGTTLFSCQGKDGNKKKIDKIEIVEASLPKKSVQKSNDTLKEATPPLIVPKIKDPPNVKVHYVVSGGLQIIEEPQISEPIDYDAVFESFSLDVIPVPAIGMEKFYAYVKDNYVIPNEAEDSAGKIYVSFIVEKDGSLSTFKIIKDIGYGTGEEAIRVLKIAPKWIPGKLNDQIVRTSFKLPFTISMRQQ